aagagcaAAGAGCTTAGCAAACAGCAGCAGCCTGAGGGGATGCTCCCCAGCATGCCAGCCAGCCTGCCCACCTCCCCGTCAGATGACATTGAGGTGatccaggaggaagaggagggagaggagcgaCAGTAGCAGGAaaacgaaggaaaaaaaaaaaaaacagattggtGGAGAGAGAAGAGGCAGTATAAGGACACGTGTCCCTAAACCACCTGCCTTTCACCGACATTAACAAACATACAGAGACATACAAATGCACATAAAACACAActcgctccctctctctttctctgtctttcacacaaacacacacacacaaacacacacactgaaagattCACTGTGCAGACACTCAGATGCTTAAGCAGtcccattgtttttcttttttcttttttttttgttggtttttttttttttttttttttggagaaacAAAAAGGCCTTACTACTGTGAGCGGATCCTTGCTGCAACAGTGGGAGCCCAACTCCTATGCACTTTCACCCCATGGAGAGCCGAGTGCACCCAGAAACGCCACCAGAACTGAGAAGGAAGGTGCAGAAGAAGAGCATTAACGTGCCCTCCATGGTTAACCTGGCTGTGATGCTGCCTTGAATGCAAAGCGCTTACACCTCCCTTAGGTACAAAACAGATCCTGTCTATTTAAAAACGAGAAGGTAGAGGAAAATAACGAAGCAGGCGACATCATAAAGTGACTCATACCCTTTACCAAAGCTCAAACATGGAAAGACAAGAGACTGAGACTGTTTCAGCCTCAATGTCAGGTATATTTTTGagttatatatatacacatagtaTATATATGAAATGTGCCTGTCTGAACCTTTACTGAGTCCATATTGGCCCAGAGCCTAGGCTTGTGTAGTTCTCTCTCCTTGCTGGCGACACGAAACACTGTATCAGACTCAGTCACAGAGACATTATTGAAATGTTGACTGATTAATAACATTATATCTGCATCATTTTTGATGCTTTTATTCATGTGTACCAcccgtctttttctttttttctttttttttttgttgaatccTTTAACTTTCCTTGCTTCATTTCGTTTGAGTGTGTGGATATTCTTTCAGAGGGGAGGGGGTATGATCGAGAGAATGAATAGGGAGAAagagagcactttttttttttctaagtttaGTATGtaatttgtgtgtatgtttgtgtgtcctTTCAGTAATGGTTGGTTTCTAATCAGTGAAATGTCCTCTGGTGTTGAACATGTTGCATTCAGATCAGGAGTGCTGTTTCAATGAATGAattcttcatattcattttgatTCTAAGTATTTTTTTAAAGGTTACTCAGGATTCGCGCAAAGAATAATTATTTTGCAAGAatttatgtcattattattaaatacaCTTAAAAAGGAAGACAATTAAAATCTGGGTGACTAAAGTACTTTGTAATCTCTTAATGAACAACTTGACAACCAACAAAATCAAGCAATTGAAATCCTCTGTGACAGAGGAGCATCCAGTcagtgctgcctcttggccattCATACACTGTTTGCATAACGTTTTTACAACCTCACTGGAGAAATGCATATATTGATTGTCATGAAGCTGCAGATGTTTCTCCTGCACCAACACGTTTTTAAAACCCAGTGTTCTGTGCTTTATTTTTACACAGTACCCATGCCTACACATCACTGATGTTCTGACAAATTAAAAGCTAATTCACCTGTCTTATTctcagatttatttagtttttttttttcttttttttttttgccaaacccATAACTCGGCCAGTGTGTAAAGAAGGGATCCAGGGTTTCATTTCACTACTACTAATTCTCTATTTTTGTCTCTAAGAACTCTTGGCATTCCATTAGACTAAGGTATTTTATGAAAGGGACTGAGGTTGCCTAGCTCCTGTATGACATTATTAAACCGTAATCTCTGGAGAAAATGTTAAGTAAGCAGTGTATTAATaatatttaaagacaaaaaaatagatACAGATGTGCACATTTTAATACCAAACAAGTGTTTAGCCACTGTACAAAAGAGTATgtgcatataaatatatattttttaaataatcaaATGAATGCATCTGTTTTCTACACGCAGCTGACATGTTGTACATTGAGATCCTGTAATTACCATTGTGTTTCCAGAGTTTTTATCTACTACTCTTTACAGGTGTGGATCTGTGGGGTTTggtgtattgatttttttttttttttttttttcacttgtttcagcTTCTCCCTGTTCTGTATCATAACCACTGTTTTATTCCtcattatctctctctctctctctcactgttgTCTCAGTTGACCCAACTAGTGCCAAACTTTACCTACATACAGTAGTTTGGGCTGTGATTCGCCGATTGGCAAGTATGTCTGGGCTCAAACGCCGTTTTCATGTAAGACTAAGCCCCCAGAGTCAGAGGTTCCACCAGACTCTGAGTGGCAGCGACAGTGGCAAGAGTCAGAGTTGGACTCAGGTCAGAGCCATATTCACGTAGACCCATGCTGGATCATAACGCCTTGGTAGCTCCCCAACCCGACATATTCTGGTTCATTAAGTTGTAAAAGTTGTTGGCTTCTCACTGTGTAGTCTCTTAAACCACAGTGTCCTCTGATGATTGTGCCATAAATACATCTATGAATGGTTGTTACCCTTAATGTAGCATCAATATACGTACGTTTGTCTAATGTAACCATTCACCCTTATCTACATTGTGGGGGCAActgatttttgttgttatttatagctGTCATAAAACACCATCCCTAAAGTATCAGTACTTCTCATTGATTTTTAttggtgtgtgtgtctatgtctgTGTGAAAACTTGTTAGATGAAGTAAGTAAAACCctgccattgttttttttttttttttttttttgtcatttgcatCTTCAGTATTGTCAGAGGAGATTAACATTAACACCTCTATACACCTGTTGGACATGTATACAGGCATgcccctttttttaaaaatcactatGTAAGGACATTTTTATGTTTGAATAACATCGTACTCTGTTAGTTATGTCCACCTGACCTCACATAATACTTAGCATAACACCACCCTTTTCCCACCTTAACAGACGCCAAGACAGATGAGGACATCTGTATAGGTATGCAGGAGGAGGCAAAAAACTGCTTTTTGTACCAGTATCAGTTTCTGCTGTTGATTATTAATGATTATGTATTCAGAGgtcataacacacacacaagtactgaGTGTATCTCGAATAGATCTAAAAACTATGAATAAGTGTTGGAGAAGATGGTTTTTCAGATTACTAGATGCCATGTTGTAATACATACATAATAACCTCATCAAACTGAAGTCAGCAGTAAAGTTCTAAAAACTTTCATTTAATCCTACATGATAAAATCTGATGTATTTCAGGATATTTTTGATTTTCCAGGACTAAAAAGCAATATAACCACTACCCAGTTGGCTGTTATATTCTACATATTGGCATTTTACACAAAACAATATATTCTCTATTACCATTTGTAAGTACTAACACTGAGGTAACAGTGTAAATgacagacaggacacagatgCTAAGTAAATGTGATTTGACTACAGTAGATAAACGAGATTCAGTAGTAGGCAAAAGAAGACAGACTAATATTCCAAACGTTTTAAGAAAAACTTTatgaatacataaaaatattaatacataCCATTAGAAATAAAGAATAAGCATATGTTAACATTTCACATTAATGTAGTACTTTGTTAGTACTGATAAGCACCGTTAAATAGAAATCAGTTTCTAGAAATCAGTTGGGGCTGCTGCCGCCTTCTGCGAAAGATTTTTGCCAGAAGGTTATCCCTGAAGAGGGGGTCAGAGTCAGCCCACATGATGTAAAACTTGGCACATGTTAAGCTCCAACACACAGTGTACACAACTTTCTTGGAAAGTCTGGTAGTCTGATTTCACCCCACACGTACAAATCAGCAGTGTCATTTGTCTAACCTGAGGCTGTCCTGAGAAGACAGGCCTATGAACCATCATAGGTGTACTTACTATCAATCATTGACATGTAGCCCAGTGCTACCACACCAGGGTTCATAGACATTTCATTTTCTGGGCTCGGAGAAATTCTGAGCTTCAGAGAATTACAGTAAATCAGTGGTAAACAGTGTTTCTGGGAAGCTCTTTCAGCATCAATCTTGTTGCCTCCCCTTTCTTTAACGTGTTGTGCAAATTTGCATATGGCTCAGTAAAAGAATTCACGACCAAGTGCAATAACTTCACGTGTCCGAATGTAAAGCACCATCTTCATCACAGGTTCCAccgaaaaaaaaactaactggaATGAACTGGAACGGTTGACACTACAATCTGGTCTGATACAGTTTCCACCAGTATTGGGTGGTTGCATTGCTGTGCATCAAGTACTGATTTAAATAGTTATTAAGTTGTAGCAAATGTCCATATCCTTACTTATGTTATGGAGTGGGGGCTTTTTGTTGCCTGCGGACAGCACAGATGGAGTATGGTTTGGGTTGTAAGGTCATGCCTAGTTTGGGAGTGACAGTGGGAACTGTTCCTGGAGGAAACTGGAGATGAAACCTTTGGAGCAACGTGGTAAAAAAGAGGAACATCTCCATCCTGGCCAGCTGCTCACCCAGGCACTGACGCCttcctgaaaaatgaaaataagtcaTTTTAACTAAACATTAGGTCAACAATTGAATCTCGGCATTACAGTCCTAAAACTTAAGATCCTATTTGGAAATGCTAACATGTTAAATGGTGCTGCGGATACATAACTCATATTTATGGTGCGGAACCTCAATGAAATAATGTGTacagcacaaaaacaaaaaagaattcaGTTATTCCACAGCTAAAGTTTTACATAACTGTGTTATGGTGCAAAAAAGACATGCTACCGCTCTGGTTTTGTAGTTCATACAAAATATTTTGGCTAAATTATGTGTAATTGTCTACTGCACAACTGTAAAAGCATACATTTATGCTGCCTGTTGGTTTAgttttttataatgtaatattatatattattatataacacttaaaaaaATGAGACTGTATGTTGGACGAAGAAtgccatttaaaataagacactaACCCAGTGAAAATGGCAGGAAGGCTTCACGCCTCACAAAGTTCCCATTACTGTCGAGAAATCTCTGTGGTGAAAAAACGCTGGGATCATTCCAGTACTTCTCATCGAAGTGCACAGAGTAGAGGTTTGTGATCACCATGGTGCCTTTCGGAATCGTGTATCCGTTGACTTTTGCATCCTGAGAAGTGGCACGGAAGATACCAAGAGGGACGATGTTGCAGAAACGTAGAACCTCGTGCAGAACAGCCTCGACGTAAGGCATCTTATGTTTGTCCTGTAAAGTGGGTGCCCTCCCGTTGGTAATCACTCTGTCGATTTCCTGATGGACTCGTTCTGTTAAGGGGAAAACAAATAGATGATTAATTCATGCAGAAGCAATAATTCAGAACAAAAAGACACATGCTACTACAACTGACCTTGTATATTTGGGTAGAGGGCCATGTAGAGCATGGCCCAACGCAGGGTGTTCGTTGTGGTCTCTGTCCCTGCAATGATGAGTTCACCCACTGAATAGATGAGGTTCtcatgggaataacatgaacggGGGTCTTTTGTCTTTAGCTCCATCTCGTCCAAATATACATCAACATAATGCCGTGGGATATGTGGCACCCTGCCATGTGAAAAGGTCTTTATGGCCTGCTGTAAGAAGTCATAAACCTCAGCTGCATTATGGAACAGCTTCTGGTGTTTTCCAAAGGGCACATATTCAATCCAGGGGAAAGCGTTGTAGAGTAAGGCCCAGCCACTCACTGCCAGCTCCACATTCTCACTAAATAACTCTATCATGTGCTGGAAGTTGCGGTCGTCGTAGGTAAAACGCTGACCAAAGATGATGAGGTTGGTGATGTTGGAAACTGCATTGGTCACCAGGTGTTTGGGGTTGAAGGGTTTTCCTTTGTGCTCATCAATGGCGTCAACGAAGAACATGCACTCCTCTGAGATCTTTTTCTCAAACATTCTCTGGCTGCTGCTGAAGTAACGGAAAGAGTTGCAGGCCAGTTTACGGTGATCCACCCAGGCTTTGCTGTATTTGCAATTGAGAAGTCCTTTCATTAGAAGAGAGGAAATAAAGTTGAATCATtaagatgcaaaacaaaaatgCAGATTTACAACATTGTACATATGCTGTTTGCAATCTTACCAcccattttggtcattttctggAACAATGGCAGGGACGGGCGATCAGTAAACACTTCACCTTGATGGTAGAGGCATTCCCTGATGCAATCATATCCATTTAACACCACAGTCATAATACCTCCAAGATCAATGCTGAAGATCTAAAAGATACACCCAACATTAATACTTCatgcatatgtgtatgtgcaaagaaaagcaaaaaaaaaaaaaaaaaaaaaatctaatggcTCACAAATGTGCTGCAGTCTACAAACTAAGTTCATCTTCCCTCATTTTTATCATGACACTGATATAATGAAGCTGAAGTTTATCTATAGGTCAGTACAAGTCAGGTGTTGTGTCagaggtgtcaaattcattttagctcaggggccacattctgacatatgatctgaactgggctggaccagtaaaataatacaaagaaaagtcaaattacattgtgaaaatgtttacatctataaagcttccttaaaaatgtaaataacataaacaacctgaaatgtcttaatataaataattgcaatttttcacaatattttgcCTCGGCTTCTCATTGACACATgcatattacaacttacagatcatctacaaatacacaaaacacttaatagcaggcagaatattgaaataattgcacttaaaacatttcaggttagcCATATTTGATCAGGTaactcaaattttttgtgaaagtatacactgtaagcccggactttgtatttactaaaatgctttaattacaatgtacttaaatgatttaaattttattacattcctataaaatgttaagtatattctactaatttgtagacgctGTCAAAAGTACgcaaaagtttaagttgaatggatttaaatcactcagttttagtcatgaccacacctttttatctctgcattgaattgtgggtattgggcatgttgttgaaaatgtgttctttttctgcgcaggggttcagtggggttgtggtgttagtgttaatttggacttaatgtgtgtatggcaatgtttattggcctttttgtgtttgtttttgtatttttgtagagctgcaccaagagtcagagccataggaagaacaatggatttactttTCCTCTACAATTGTGTTTGGTTAATGTAAATCTTTAAGATTTGCCAAATTAAAGGCACTTCCTGTAATGGCATATTACAATGAGTTACCTTCCCACCTAATTTCCATCCATGCAATAATTTAAGCCAAATAATTTCGttaagcaatttatattgcaaaagattttaaatttaatcaacttggaattgagtccaatgaactgataatattaagtctaatgattatacaaagcaattgatatCGCAaccaattttaagttaaattaacatggcatttagtgtgttgcacTTAAactagcaattccattcaaatcaagcatttaagtttaataaacTCAAGTTGTCATtagtcattacttaaattttttaacctgtttaaccctgatcatattttcaggggaaaaatgcctaaaaagacatacccaaagtaaatgaggaattacttcacaataataaggttcatatggatgttcttggtgtctatggacacttagagacctcacagaatctattcccattgtctaaaatattgtatctactactatgcctgagtaaactggaacaaactaaaagagaaattaggattttttatcctcacctgtttttttccggctggattgatgatgatatgcataaattaactgttcgtgtcggagatttttaatagcatatatttcaccccacaaagattaaaaatcatgtttgaacattaaagtttgcactaaaatacacttttgatgtacttttattaacattagggtctaaactttgagcaaaagttgaaaaaaacatccattgtcctgatttattctattttttttatagtggatgaaTAATTTTTCCagcccgcgggtgggctgatTGGGCTAAAGAGGTTTTTAAGGCAACTGGTTACCTCAAACGTTTTAAGTacactcaacttatccggtcttacagtgtagtcttttactttaaccctttcatgcatgaattatgagaaccttaatcaagattttttttcctgagtgtttttattcctctttaggcatgaaaaaaaaaaaaaaaacgtgattgaatttttttttaaatcaacctgtttttcatagttacaaaaatgtccactcagctacaccatcaattttattcttgaagcaaagaaacatgtatttaaaacccaatatcataaagtgatataaaaacagtgaaatgaaaccatgtttaatgcagctactctgatgttttctcacattttaacatattctaatactagttattattcacttcatggagataatatgcaaaaaataaatattaacaattgatttccactcaagaaccaatcaagaacagcaaagttacaataatggtatgaattgcagtttatgagatgatgcataagtgtccactgtgttggttgatatggaactaaaacaacaaaactcatgaatacacaagagtaaagctgtagagtaactgtccactgtagtgaccactatgcatgacagggttaatgtaattttacttttcttttacactaaaacaaagagaaaagtatgtagttgtcattatttatagattattatgatagtattttactagttagGGTTATCTCCTGtagaattttgcatttcacaaattcatcccatgggcggATTAGACCCTCtgtcgggccggttttggcccacgggccttatgtttgccAGATTATGTCTTATGCGATAGTATGAAATAGAAGTTTTAAGAGGAAGTGCGTTCTTGTATGTGTGTTTTAGAGGGAGGCTGTGTTTGCAGGAGCTGAGCCGGATAGAGGAGTGAGCTTCTTTTGTTCGTTTCGTAACTCCTCTCTATggtgcgtgtgtgcgcgtgtgtgtgcgtgcgtgcgcgtgcgTGTTGGAACCTCTTTGCAGGGTCATGCACTGTCTGCAGAGCATTCCGTCTTAAAGTCATACTGTTTACCTTTCCGTGAATCTCGCTCTGCTTCTTGAGGAAAACGTGCGGTTCGGTTGCCAGAGACATAATGTTCCCTATCACAGGAATGGGAGATGGACCAGGAGGGAAGCCCGGGGGTCTTCTCTGTTTGCTGAGCTGGCGGACCAACAGGATGACGAGCAGGGCCACGGTCAGGGAGACCCCAGCGAGCAGAGCCTGGGCCCCGGACGGCGGCCCCAGGGACGCAGGTTTAATGGAACCCATGTTCAGATTGTTCCCTGTTGCACAAGTTCCACTGCGGACTCCGACTTCTCCTCAGAACTGAAGCACACATGGATCGTCTTGCCTTTCTATATCCCCCGCCTCTTAAACCAAGATTGGTCAGAGTCAGCTGCTGAACTTTGGTCTACCCCCAGATCAATAATTGGATCATTTATGGTGCTGGGGTTCTGGGTAAGGGTTTTTGGAGAAGGAGGGGACAGACCACCAAGGCCGATATTTAAGCAGAAACACACCTCCAGCTTTACTTTAGTTGGACTCTGGGAAATATCTGGCAGTTTGATGTTGGAGATCAGGACAGAAGTTCCATGAAATGCACAAGGTTTTTATGATTTAAATGCATCAAGAGGAGCACATGATGTAAATGATGAAGTGAATGTTGTATGCTGTCTTTAAAACATGAtccatataaaaaagaaaaaacaattaattcAGTTAAACTAATTTAACAAAACTGAtttggattttaaccctttcatgcatagtggtcactacagtggacagctgttcaaaggtgttctcttgtatatttatggattttgctgttttagttccatatcggccaacacagaggacacttatgcatcatcccatacactgtaattcataccattactgtaaatttgctgttctagataaacctgatctgcagtcacatggttgactgtaaaaaaaaaaaaaaaaaattgctgattgttattagactgtaattaacagttgttgtttttttttgttttttgttttttaaacaaaaaggctgttaaaatgtgagaaaacatcagaatagcagcattaaacatgtttttatttcataattttatcACGGTATAtccataaatacatgtttctttgcttctaaaattgaacaaatggtgtccagctgagtggacatttttgccactccatgaaaaataggttcttttttttttttcatgcgtaaaaaggaataaaaacacccagaaaaaaaaaaaaaaaaattccattaatgttctcataattcatgcatgaaagggttaagtcaaaTAGGCCTACATTTTATCCTAGCCAGcataaaagcatccactgatataaaattTCCCACTAATCTTATTAAAACACATGCAGGTAAATTCTGAGGCTTTCATTGTTATTAGATAAGACCCATTTAATGCAACCTGAGAAACACATGATGTAAATGATCTATAAAGTGAATGTTGTACGATGCTGGTCTGTAAAACCAACATGATCCACATAAAGAAGAAAAAGCCTGAACATTCTTGGAAAGTAAAATTAATTCCATTAAATTTAACAAGACTGATTTGGATTTGAAGTCAAATAGACCTGCATTTTATCCTAACCAGCaaacagtgaccaaaagcatctgctgatataaaatgccccactaatcttattaataattcatgtaaataattaatgtaaaatgcagtttctgagCCTTTCATTGTTATCAGATAAGACCCACTTAATGCAACCAGAGGAACACACAATGTAAATGATCTATAAAGTGAATGTTGTATGCTGCTGGTCTGTGAAATCAATATGAtccataaataaaaaagtaaaagccTGAAAATGGCAAGTAAAATTTATTTGATTAAACAAATGTAACAAAACTGGTTTTGATTTCAAGCCAAATACATTTTTTCCTAAACAGCAGCcagtgaacaaaagcatctactgatctaaaatgtttgataagtATTGATCTACTAATCTTGTCAATACAagcaaataattcaggtaaaatacagtttctcagatttcattgtcatcaaataagatgttcagagggtctgtagtgaatgtgataatgcagtcatcttctacaacattgattcactactaAAACACAtatagtttaacaaatgacattagttgtagatgcttgtgtttatgttcaattaataatatattttgtaaTAACCTCTAAGCATTAGGCTCTGAGCATCTACattagtaaatcaaatataggaaaatacctgattttcattgaaaatacaGAATTAATGGTAATAAAGCacaaagaaatgttaaatacagcAAAAATTGATTTGGAAGTGATTAAAAATAGTGCTAGAACTTAAATGGCATTccacttttgtttctttttcatgcaAATGTCACTGCAAAGCTTGAAACAGGTCTACAAAACTAAGAGGTAATATGAATAATACAGGTCTTTTTTGGTATTTTGTAGACTATTTAATAAAGCAGACTAAAGCTGTAGTTGAATATTCCTGTGAGGAAATGACAAGAAAAAAGTATGAATGGTAGGAACAGAGAAGTTTTAGTTATTGCAACAACGTGAGTAAAACAGTGCAGACACGCGACATCCGAAACGATTTGATTAAcgtgtttttgtttgcttttctaATCTCTCTTGTCAAGCTCATCAATAATTTTGTCTCGTGTAATGATAAATTCACTTATGGCTGCTGAAACAGATGCGTTGATGTTCATGGTGTAGTTTCACTTTAACCCAGACTGTAGCTGAAAGagcagaaagagaagaaaagcCACAAACCATAGCAGCTTGTTCCCTCTGCTGAGTTTGGGATTTTCCACAgatttgattatttttctttgaacttgtttttcttttctttcttttctttttatatatttgGGCATTACTGCAGAAACTGTTCAAAAGTACAGAAATGGTTATAATAAATCAAGATGAATGTATTACATGCAAGAAAATAGTCACATTTGGATGCATTTGATTGCATTTTCATTAAATCCGAACAGACTGTTTTAATTTAGTGGTAATGTCTGTGTTTGTagaatgtttgtgttttgtctcaaCGCGTATCAACTTTGCCCCAGTAAGCTGCTGCAGGATATTTCACCTCCACTTAAGGATGGGTCGTGTGCTATgttcagaggttaaaggtcagggCATGGACTACATTCCAGACTTGCATAGTCGTGTGATATTTTTCAAGCTTGTGACTACAACCTGAACTATTCCAAACAGACCTGTGCTCGTGCTGAAATtcattttattattcatttttaaacagtttttctcataaaactcacacacacacacttaagcaATACCTTGATAAACATTTGCAACAGCCGTTTTATTCCCAGACATTATGAACATCACTATATGACCCAGAGTTGAACTGAGGTCAACATTATTACCTTGTTACTTTGCTTTACAACTGTACTTTTGTAAAACTGCGCTTTGCTGTGTGATCAGTTCATCATG
This sequence is a window from Sphaeramia orbicularis chromosome 3, fSphaOr1.1, whole genome shotgun sequence. Protein-coding genes within it:
- the cyp2r1 gene encoding vitamin D 25-hydroxylase, whose translation is MGSIKPASLGPPSGAQALLAGVSLTVALLVILLVRQLSKQRRPPGFPPGPSPIPVIGNIMSLATEPHVFLKKQSEIHGKIFSIDLGGIMTVVLNGYDCIRECLYHQGEVFTDRPSLPLFQKMTKMGGLLNCKYSKAWVDHRKLACNSFRYFSSSQRMFEKKISEECMFFVDAIDEHKGKPFNPKHLVTNAVSNITNLIIFGQRFTYDDRNFQHMIELFSENVELAVSGWALLYNAFPWIEYVPFGKHQKLFHNAAEVYDFLQQAIKTFSHGRVPHIPRHYVDVYLDEMELKTKDPRSCYSHENLIYSVGELIIAGTETTTNTLRWAMLYMALYPNIQERVHQEIDRVITNGRAPTLQDKHKMPYVEAVLHEVLRFCNIVPLGIFRATSQDAKVNGYTIPKGTMVITNLYSVHFDEKYWNDPSVFSPQRFLDSNGNFVRREAFLPFSLGRRQCLGEQLARMEMFLFFTTLLQRFHLQFPPGTVPTVTPKLGMTLQPKPYSICAVRRQQKAPTP